A section of the Constrictibacter sp. MBR-5 genome encodes:
- the lpdA gene encoding dihydrolipoyl dehydrogenase gives MAETSFDLIVVGGGPGGYVAAIRAAQLGMKTAVVEREHLGGICLNWGCIPTKALLRSSEINHILHNLDAYGFTAKDISFDLAKVVKRSRGVAKQLSSGVGYLLKKNKVTVIDGHARLNGAGKLKVEKDGKAVGDLTAKHIILATGARARTLPGLEPDGKLIWTYREAMVPDVMPKSLLVIGSGAIGMEFASFYADMGAEVTVAEVLDRILPQEDEEISAFAKKAFEKQGLKIHTGAKVSDLKAGKDSVSATIEAGGKSQSITVDRVVLAVGITGNVEDIGLDGTKVKVERGHVVVDEWLQTGEKGVYAIGDLVGAPWLAHKASHEGVICVEKIAGVKDVHPLDTSTIPACTYCRPQVASVGMTEAKATEAGREVKVGRFPFIGNGKAIALGEPEGLVKTVFDAKTGELLGAHMIGAEVTEMIQGYGIARTLETTEVELMRAVFPHPTISESMHEAVLDAYGRVIHV, from the coding sequence GTGGCAGAGACCAGCTTCGACCTGATCGTCGTTGGCGGCGGGCCGGGCGGCTACGTCGCCGCCATCCGCGCCGCGCAGCTCGGCATGAAGACCGCCGTGGTGGAGCGCGAGCATCTGGGCGGCATCTGCCTGAACTGGGGCTGCATCCCGACGAAGGCGCTGCTGCGCTCGTCGGAGATCAACCACATCCTGCACAATCTCGACGCCTACGGCTTCACCGCCAAGGACATCAGTTTTGACCTCGCAAAGGTGGTGAAGCGCTCGCGCGGGGTGGCCAAGCAGCTGTCCAGCGGCGTCGGCTATCTGCTCAAGAAGAACAAGGTCACCGTCATCGACGGGCATGCCCGTTTGAACGGCGCCGGCAAGCTGAAGGTGGAGAAGGACGGCAAGGCCGTCGGCGATCTTACGGCGAAGCACATCATCCTGGCGACCGGCGCCCGTGCCCGCACCCTTCCGGGGCTGGAGCCGGACGGCAAGCTGATCTGGACCTATCGCGAGGCGATGGTTCCGGACGTCATGCCGAAGTCGCTGCTGGTGATCGGCTCGGGCGCCATCGGCATGGAGTTCGCCAGCTTCTACGCGGACATGGGCGCCGAGGTGACGGTCGCGGAGGTACTCGACCGCATCCTGCCGCAGGAGGACGAGGAGATATCGGCCTTCGCGAAGAAGGCGTTCGAGAAGCAGGGCCTCAAGATCCATACCGGCGCGAAGGTCTCCGACCTGAAGGCGGGCAAGGACAGCGTCAGCGCGACGATCGAGGCCGGTGGCAAGAGCCAGTCGATCACCGTCGACCGCGTCGTGCTGGCGGTCGGGATCACCGGAAACGTCGAGGACATCGGCCTGGACGGCACGAAGGTGAAGGTCGAGCGCGGCCACGTCGTCGTCGACGAATGGCTGCAGACCGGCGAGAAGGGTGTCTATGCGATCGGCGACCTGGTCGGCGCGCCGTGGCTGGCGCACAAGGCCAGCCACGAGGGGGTCATCTGCGTCGAGAAGATCGCAGGGGTGAAGGACGTGCATCCGCTCGACACGAGCACGATCCCCGCCTGCACCTATTGCCGGCCGCAGGTCGCCAGCGTCGGCATGACGGAGGCGAAGGCCACGGAAGCCGGGCGCGAGGTGAAGGTCGGGCGCTTCCCGTTCATCGGCAACGGCAAGGCGATCGCCCTCGGCGAGCCGGAGGGACTGGTGAAGACGGTGTTCGATGCCAAGACCGGCGAACTGCTCGGCGCGCACATGATCGGCGCCGAGGTCACCGAGATGATCCAGGGCTACGGCATCGCCCGAACCCTGGAGACCACCGAGGTCGAGCTGATGCGCGCGGTCTTCCCGCACCCGACCATCTCGGAGTCGATGCACGAGGCCGTGCTTGACGCTTATGGCCGGGTTATCCATGTCTAG
- a CDS encoding DUF6134 family protein — translation MIRTLILAIAIALPTAAAAMPPAGTYTYSVRHPDHGDVGTYTNTIRPSDGGTTVDTRLEVSVGLGPLTVYREEAERQETWRDGRLVGYRSRTVKNGEDRVVEGYADGDSFVVKRGEGTLERAPADIWPMNPWSPDIARADTVLASASGKIYPATVVEAGVENVTSAGRTVSARRYRVTADGKDYDVWFDGEDRLARFTAPEKDGVVTFTLTGIR, via the coding sequence ATGATCCGTACGCTTATCCTGGCAATCGCCATCGCCCTCCCAACCGCTGCGGCGGCCATGCCGCCGGCAGGGACCTACACGTATTCGGTACGGCATCCCGATCATGGCGATGTTGGCACCTACACCAACACCATTCGCCCGAGCGACGGCGGCACGACCGTCGACACGCGCCTGGAAGTCAGCGTCGGACTCGGCCCGCTGACCGTCTATCGCGAGGAGGCGGAGCGGCAGGAGACATGGCGGGACGGCCGCTTGGTCGGCTACCGCAGCAGGACCGTCAAGAACGGCGAAGATCGCGTGGTCGAAGGATATGCGGACGGAGATTCGTTCGTCGTGAAGCGCGGCGAAGGAACCCTGGAGCGCGCGCCAGCCGATATCTGGCCGATGAACCCCTGGTCGCCCGACATCGCCAGAGCCGATACGGTCCTCGCCTCGGCTTCGGGCAAGATCTATCCGGCGACGGTCGTGGAGGCGGGTGTCGAGAACGTGACCAGTGCGGGCCGCACGGTCTCCGCCCGCCGCTACAGGGTCACCGCAGACGGGAAAGACTATGACGTCTGGTTCGACGGCGAGGATCGTCTGGCGCGCTTCACGGCGCCGGAGAAGGATGGCGTGGTCACCTTCACGCTGACCGGGATCCGCTGA
- the lipA gene encoding lipoyl synthase — translation MTTATRDSAIDGPATIDPLARTVRHPEKAHRPDNPIQRKPSWIRVKAPTSRGYAETRQIIRDHGLATVCEEAACPNVGECWAKKHATMMILGSICTRACSFCNIATGRPGAVNPHEPQNVADAVAKLGLQHVVITSVDRDDLADGGAAHFAATIAKIRLFSPDTTIEILTPDFLRKDGALEVVVEARPDVFNHNLETVPRLYPDVRPGARYFHSLRLLDRVKELDPSIFTKSGIMVGLGEGRQEVMQVMDDLRSADVDFLTIGQYLQPTPKHHALDRFVTPEEFEAYAHMAYGKGFLMVSSSPLTRSSYHAAEDFAQLRNARAARLAAAE, via the coding sequence ATGACGACGGCAACCAGAGATTCGGCAATCGACGGTCCGGCGACGATCGACCCGCTCGCGCGGACGGTCCGGCATCCCGAGAAGGCGCATCGGCCCGACAACCCGATCCAGCGCAAACCGTCCTGGATCCGCGTCAAGGCGCCGACGTCCAGGGGCTATGCCGAGACGCGTCAGATCATCCGCGACCATGGTCTCGCCACGGTCTGCGAAGAAGCCGCTTGCCCGAACGTCGGCGAGTGCTGGGCGAAGAAGCACGCGACGATGATGATCCTGGGGTCGATCTGCACCCGGGCCTGCTCCTTCTGCAACATCGCCACGGGCCGTCCCGGCGCGGTCAATCCGCACGAGCCGCAGAACGTCGCCGACGCCGTGGCGAAGCTGGGGCTGCAGCACGTCGTCATCACGTCGGTCGACCGCGACGACCTCGCCGACGGGGGCGCTGCGCATTTCGCCGCGACTATAGCCAAGATCCGCCTGTTCTCGCCGGATACGACGATCGAGATCCTGACGCCGGACTTCCTGCGCAAGGACGGCGCGCTGGAGGTCGTGGTCGAGGCGCGGCCCGACGTGTTCAACCACAATCTGGAAACCGTGCCGCGGCTCTATCCGGACGTGCGGCCGGGCGCGCGCTACTTCCACAGCCTGCGCCTGCTCGACCGGGTGAAGGAACTCGATCCCTCGATCTTCACCAAGTCCGGCATCATGGTCGGCCTGGGAGAGGGGCGGCAGGAGGTCATGCAGGTCATGGACGACCTGCGCAGCGCCGACGTCGACTTCCTGACGATCGGCCAGTATCTGCAGCCGACGCCGAAGCACCACGCGCTCGACCGGTTCGTCACGCCAGAGGAGTTCGAAGCCTATGCCCACATGGCGTACGGCAAGGGCTTCCTGATGGTGTCGTCGTCGCCGCTGACCCGGTCGTCCTATCACGCGGCCGAGGACTTCGCGCAGCTGCGCAATGCCCGCGCCGCCCGGCTCGCTGCCGCCGAATAG
- a CDS encoding cell wall hydrolase: MGRKNFRLFLLLFVGAIGITAAALDAPAQAAPIHPAIDVDRDDLECLALTIYWESRGQGPAAQNAVAFVVLNRVADPAFPDTICGVAKQGGTQRYKCQFTWYCDGRSDVPTEKSSWREAQARARGALQGRLKDPTFGATYFHHVRVSPSWRGSFEQTAQLGPHLFYR; encoded by the coding sequence ATGGGACGGAAAAACTTCAGACTGTTTCTCCTGCTTTTTGTGGGGGCAATAGGAATAACCGCCGCGGCACTCGACGCTCCGGCGCAGGCGGCCCCCATCCATCCGGCGATCGACGTCGACCGCGACGACCTGGAATGTCTGGCGCTGACGATCTATTGGGAATCACGCGGTCAGGGGCCTGCGGCCCAGAACGCCGTGGCCTTCGTCGTTCTCAATCGCGTCGCCGATCCGGCGTTTCCGGACACGATCTGCGGCGTCGCCAAGCAGGGTGGTACCCAGCGCTACAAGTGCCAGTTCACCTGGTACTGCGACGGCCGCAGCGACGTGCCCACGGAAAAGTCCTCGTGGCGCGAGGCTCAGGCCAGGGCCCGTGGGGCCCTTCAGGGCCGGCTCAAGGATCCCACCTTCGGCGCCACCTATTTCCATCATGTCAGGGTAAGCCCATCCTGGCGCGGCTCCTTCGAGCAGACCGCGCAATTGGGCCCGCACCTCTTCTATCGCTGA
- the pdhA gene encoding pyruvate dehydrogenase (acetyl-transferring) E1 component subunit alpha has product MARATTASASRKTRADKDSEDKGSGRKGGAAKTAAASSPTATKGAAPKKPAANASADTLLKYYRDMLLIRRFEERAGQMYGMGLIGGFCHLYIGQEAVVVGVQAALKEGDTVITGYRDHGHMLACGMDSRGVMAELTGRRGGYSKGKGGSMHMFSREKNFFGGHGIVAAQVPLGNGLAFSHRYRENGLVSVTYFGDGAANQGQVYESFNMATLWKLPTVFVIENNKYGMGTSVARAAAGGDLSQRGVAFGIPGRKVDGMDVLAVREAADEAIAHARNEGPVILEMETYRYRGHSMSDPAKYRTREEVNKFRTERDPIEHLRELLLADKHADENRLKQIDREIRDIVADAAEYAQNSPEPDPSELYTDVLA; this is encoded by the coding sequence ATGGCACGAGCTACCACCGCCTCCGCCAGTCGCAAGACCCGCGCGGACAAGGACAGCGAAGACAAAGGTTCCGGCCGGAAGGGGGGGGCGGCCAAGACGGCGGCAGCCTCTTCGCCGACTGCGACGAAGGGCGCCGCGCCGAAGAAGCCTGCGGCGAACGCCTCCGCCGATACCCTGCTGAAATACTACCGCGACATGCTGCTGATCCGACGCTTCGAGGAGCGAGCGGGCCAGATGTACGGCATGGGGCTGATCGGCGGCTTCTGCCATCTGTACATCGGGCAGGAGGCGGTGGTCGTCGGAGTCCAGGCCGCCCTCAAGGAGGGCGACACCGTTATCACCGGCTACCGCGATCATGGCCACATGCTGGCCTGCGGGATGGATTCGCGCGGCGTCATGGCGGAGTTGACCGGGCGTCGCGGCGGCTACTCCAAGGGCAAGGGCGGCTCGATGCACATGTTCAGCCGCGAGAAGAATTTCTTCGGCGGCCACGGCATCGTCGCGGCGCAGGTGCCGCTCGGCAACGGCCTCGCCTTTTCCCATCGCTATCGCGAGAACGGCCTAGTCAGCGTCACCTATTTCGGAGACGGCGCGGCCAACCAGGGGCAGGTCTACGAGTCGTTCAACATGGCGACGCTCTGGAAGCTGCCCACCGTGTTCGTCATCGAGAACAACAAGTACGGCATGGGGACCTCGGTCGCCCGCGCGGCTGCCGGCGGCGACCTGTCGCAGCGGGGAGTCGCGTTCGGCATTCCGGGCCGCAAGGTCGACGGAATGGACGTGCTCGCCGTGCGCGAGGCGGCGGACGAGGCGATCGCCCACGCGCGCAACGAAGGACCGGTCATCCTGGAGATGGAGACCTACCGCTATCGCGGTCACTCCATGTCCGATCCGGCGAAGTACCGGACGCGCGAAGAGGTCAACAAATTCCGCACAGAGCGCGACCCGATCGAGCATCTTCGCGAGCTGCTGCTCGCGGATAAGCACGCCGACGAGAACCGACTGAAGCAGATCGACCGGGAGATCCGGGATATCGTCGCCGATGCGGCCGAGTACGCGCAGAACAGTCCGGAGCCCGATCCGTCGGAGCTCTATACCGACGTACTCGCCTAG
- the lexA gene encoding transcriptional repressor LexA: MLTRKQTELLLFINARLTRDGVSPSFEEMKEALSLKSKSGIHRLITGLEERGFIRRLPHRARALEVLRLPDSAARKGAGPTAVPAPADGGTLIQGPFRERRTPSKSIDEGEIPLYGRIAAGTPIEALRDPTSYVGVPHGMLGRGKHYALEVAGDSMIDAGIFDGDTVIVEECDTADPGTIIVALIDQEEVTLKRLRRHKGSIALEAANPRYETRIFPPDRVQVQGRLVALLRRY; the protein is encoded by the coding sequence ATGCTGACCAGGAAACAGACCGAGCTGCTTCTCTTCATCAACGCCCGGCTGACCCGTGACGGCGTGTCACCCTCCTTCGAAGAGATGAAAGAAGCTCTCTCGCTGAAATCCAAGTCGGGCATCCACAGGCTGATCACCGGCCTCGAAGAGCGTGGCTTCATTCGACGCCTTCCCCACCGGGCCCGCGCGCTGGAAGTGTTGCGCCTGCCCGATTCTGCGGCGCGCAAGGGTGCCGGGCCGACGGCGGTGCCGGCGCCCGCCGACGGCGGTACGCTGATCCAGGGACCGTTCCGTGAGCGGCGGACGCCATCCAAGTCGATCGACGAGGGCGAGATTCCGCTCTACGGGCGGATCGCCGCCGGTACGCCGATCGAGGCGCTCCGCGACCCGACGAGCTATGTCGGCGTCCCGCACGGCATGCTTGGCCGCGGCAAGCACTATGCGCTTGAGGTCGCCGGCGACTCGATGATCGACGCCGGCATCTTCGACGGCGACACCGTCATCGTCGAGGAATGCGACACTGCCGATCCCGGAACGATCATCGTTGCGCTGATCGACCAGGAGGAGGTCACGCTGAAGCGCCTGCGGCGGCATAAAGGGTCGATCGCGCTCGAGGCGGCGAATCCGCGGTACGAGACCCGCATCTTCCCGCCCGATCGCGTCCAGGTGCAGGGACGGCTGGTCGCCCTGCTCCGCCGCTACTGA
- a CDS encoding type II toxin-antitoxin system RatA family toxin, with amino-acid sequence MPTHAERRFLPYSQEQLFALVADVERYPEFLPWCVAARIRSRDGDVLIADLVIGFKMVRERFTSRVTLRRPDRIDVEYTEGPLRYLNNHWSFEPKDGGCVIDFFVDFEFKSMILQKLIGALFNEAVRRMVGAFESRAHALYGNGEAAAADAARAARD; translated from the coding sequence ATGCCGACGCACGCCGAACGGCGTTTCCTTCCCTATTCCCAGGAGCAGCTCTTCGCCCTCGTTGCCGACGTGGAGCGGTATCCCGAGTTCCTGCCCTGGTGTGTGGCGGCGCGCATCCGCAGCCGAGACGGCGACGTGCTGATCGCCGACTTGGTGATCGGCTTCAAGATGGTGCGGGAACGCTTCACGTCGCGCGTGACGCTTCGCCGGCCGGACCGCATCGATGTGGAATATACCGAGGGGCCGCTGCGCTACCTCAACAACCACTGGAGTTTCGAGCCGAAAGACGGCGGCTGTGTTATCGACTTCTTCGTCGACTTCGAGTTCAAGTCGATGATCCTGCAGAAGCTGATCGGCGCGTTGTTCAACGAGGCCGTCAGGCGGATGGTCGGGGCGTTCGAAAGCCGCGCCCATGCTCTTTACGGCAACGGCGAGGCGGCTGCGGCAGACGCCGCACGCGCCGCCCGGGACTGA
- a CDS encoding 2-oxo acid dehydrogenase subunit E2, with protein sequence MPTNILMPALSPTMTEGTLVKWNVGEGDAVKAGDVIAEIETDKATMEVEAVDEGKVGKILVAEGTEGVRVNSVIAVLVEEGEDAGAIEADGGSSKAEAPEKAEAPKPEAEMAERASEEPAKAPAPEKTAAPKSSSAGAVNASPLAARMADIAGIDLSGIAGSGPGGKIVKADLDAAADRGGKKPGGASAAVANGHDRVFASPLARRMAEEAGLDLAAVAGSGPGGRIVKSDIESAKAAGTAKPTAAKADAAKADGPPAKAPPAAAKPADMPGMPEFELLPLSGMRKVIARRLVESKQTVPHFYLTIDCAVDEMMKVRAALNERAPEGVKISVNDLIIKALALALRKVPDANASWAEDGIRRWKSVDISVAVAIPQGLITPIIHRADEKGLAQISGEMKDLAKRARDGKLKPEEFQGGTCSISNMGMYGIKQFDAVINPPQACILAIGSSEQRPVVKDGAVSVATMMTCTLSCDHRVVDGALGAQLLAAFKSLIEFPAAMLL encoded by the coding sequence ATGCCCACCAACATCCTGATGCCGGCGCTGTCCCCGACGATGACCGAGGGCACGCTGGTCAAGTGGAACGTCGGCGAAGGCGACGCGGTGAAGGCGGGCGACGTCATCGCCGAGATCGAGACCGACAAGGCGACGATGGAGGTCGAGGCGGTCGATGAGGGCAAGGTCGGTAAGATCCTCGTCGCCGAGGGCACCGAGGGCGTCCGGGTCAATTCGGTGATCGCCGTCCTGGTCGAGGAGGGGGAGGACGCCGGCGCGATCGAGGCGGATGGCGGATCGTCGAAGGCGGAAGCGCCAGAGAAGGCCGAAGCGCCGAAGCCGGAAGCCGAAATGGCCGAGCGCGCCTCCGAGGAGCCGGCGAAGGCGCCCGCTCCCGAAAAGACGGCAGCGCCGAAGTCGTCGTCCGCCGGTGCCGTCAACGCGTCGCCGCTGGCCGCTCGCATGGCGGACATCGCCGGCATCGACCTGTCCGGCATCGCCGGCAGCGGTCCGGGCGGCAAGATCGTCAAAGCGGACCTCGATGCGGCGGCGGACCGCGGCGGCAAGAAGCCCGGCGGCGCGTCGGCTGCCGTCGCGAACGGCCACGATCGCGTCTTCGCGTCGCCCCTGGCGCGCCGGATGGCGGAGGAGGCCGGGCTCGACCTCGCGGCCGTCGCGGGCAGCGGGCCGGGCGGCCGGATCGTCAAGAGCGACATCGAGAGCGCGAAGGCGGCCGGCACGGCGAAGCCGACCGCGGCTAAGGCGGACGCGGCTAAGGCCGACGGGCCGCCGGCCAAGGCGCCGCCGGCTGCGGCGAAGCCGGCCGACATGCCCGGCATGCCCGAGTTCGAACTCCTGCCGCTGTCCGGGATGCGCAAGGTCATCGCCCGGCGCCTCGTCGAGTCGAAGCAGACGGTGCCGCACTTCTATCTCACCATCGACTGTGCGGTGGACGAGATGATGAAGGTGCGCGCGGCGCTCAACGAGCGGGCGCCCGAGGGCGTCAAGATCTCGGTCAACGACCTGATCATCAAGGCGCTGGCGCTGGCGCTGCGCAAGGTGCCGGACGCCAACGCCTCCTGGGCGGAAGACGGCATCCGGCGTTGGAAATCCGTGGACATCTCCGTCGCCGTGGCCATCCCGCAGGGCCTGATCACGCCGATCATCCACCGGGCCGACGAGAAGGGCCTGGCGCAGATCTCCGGCGAGATGAAGGATCTCGCCAAGCGTGCGCGGGACGGCAAGCTGAAGCCCGAGGAGTTCCAGGGCGGCACCTGCAGCATCTCCAACATGGGCATGTACGGCATCAAACAGTTCGACGCCGTCATCAACCCGCCGCAGGCATGCATCCTCGCCATCGGCTCCAGCGAGCAGCGGCCCGTCGTGAAGGACGGTGCGGTCTCGGTGGCGACGATGATGACCTGCACGCTCTCCTGCGATCATCGCGTCGTCGACGGTGCGCTCGGCGCCCAGCTGCTGGCGGCGTTCAAGAGCCTGATCGAGTTCCCGGCGGCAATGCTGCTGTAG
- a CDS encoding pyruvate dehydrogenase complex E1 component subunit beta — MPIEVLMPALSPTMTEGKLAKWLIKEGDEVQAGDVLAEIETDKATMEVEAVDEGRVGRLLVEEGAEGVAVNTPIALLVGGDEEAPAADQKAEPKQSGEPKAAAQAPAADDEEETAEPEAVDEAGGEEGVRHDAKSRMPTAPAAPTTERPAAEDEAAFADAPTMTVREALRDAMAEEMRRDDTVFVMGEEVAEYQGAYKITQGLLDEFGAKRVVDTPITEHGFAGLGVGAAFGGLKPIVEFMTFNFAMQAMDQIVNSAAKTLYMSGGQMGCPIVFRGPNGAAARVAAQHSQCYASWYAHIPGLIVVAPYSAADAKGLLKSAIRSPNPVVFLENEILYGYSFPVPKDPDFTVPIGRAKVLRKGKDVTITAFSLMCHHALEAAEKLAEEGIDAEVIDLRTLRPLDTETIVESVKKTNRLVSVEEGWPFAGIGSELAAVMMEQAFDWLDAPVKRVTGVDVPMPYAANLEKLALPQVETIVEAAKAVCYR; from the coding sequence ATGCCGATCGAAGTACTGATGCCGGCCCTGTCGCCGACGATGACCGAGGGCAAACTCGCCAAATGGCTCATCAAAGAAGGCGACGAGGTCCAGGCGGGTGACGTCCTGGCCGAAATCGAGACCGACAAGGCGACCATGGAGGTCGAGGCGGTCGACGAGGGCAGGGTCGGCCGACTGCTGGTCGAAGAGGGTGCCGAGGGCGTGGCGGTGAACACCCCGATCGCCCTGCTGGTCGGCGGCGACGAGGAAGCACCCGCCGCCGATCAGAAGGCCGAGCCGAAGCAGTCCGGCGAGCCCAAAGCGGCAGCGCAGGCGCCGGCTGCCGACGACGAGGAGGAGACGGCCGAACCGGAGGCCGTCGACGAGGCGGGCGGCGAGGAAGGAGTCCGCCACGACGCCAAGTCGCGCATGCCGACGGCACCTGCGGCGCCGACGACGGAGCGGCCGGCGGCGGAGGACGAGGCCGCCTTCGCCGATGCGCCGACCATGACCGTGCGGGAGGCTCTGCGCGACGCGATGGCCGAGGAGATGCGCCGCGACGACACCGTCTTCGTCATGGGCGAGGAGGTCGCGGAGTATCAGGGCGCCTACAAGATCACCCAGGGCCTGCTCGACGAGTTCGGCGCCAAGCGCGTGGTCGATACGCCGATCACCGAGCACGGCTTCGCCGGGCTCGGCGTCGGCGCCGCCTTCGGCGGCCTCAAGCCGATCGTCGAGTTCATGACGTTCAACTTCGCCATGCAGGCGATGGATCAGATCGTCAATTCCGCCGCCAAGACGCTCTACATGTCGGGTGGCCAGATGGGCTGCCCCATCGTCTTCCGCGGTCCGAACGGGGCCGCGGCCCGCGTCGCCGCCCAGCATTCCCAGTGCTATGCCAGCTGGTATGCGCACATCCCGGGCCTGATCGTCGTGGCACCCTATTCGGCAGCCGACGCCAAGGGGCTTCTAAAGTCGGCCATCCGCAGCCCGAACCCCGTCGTCTTTCTCGAGAACGAGATCCTCTACGGCTACAGCTTTCCGGTACCGAAGGACCCCGACTTCACGGTGCCGATCGGTCGCGCGAAGGTGCTGCGCAAGGGCAAGGACGTGACGATCACGGCCTTCTCGCTGATGTGCCACCATGCGCTCGAAGCGGCGGAGAAGCTCGCCGAGGAAGGGATCGACGCGGAGGTGATCGACCTGCGCACGCTGCGCCCGCTCGACACGGAGACGATCGTCGAGTCGGTGAAGAAGACCAATCGGCTGGTCTCGGTCGAGGAGGGCTGGCCCTTCGCCGGCATCGGCTCCGAACTCGCCGCGGTGATGATGGAGCAGGCGTTCGACTGGCTCGACGCACCGGTGAAGCGGGTCACCGGCGTCGACGTGCCGATGCCCTATGCCGCCAACCTCGAGAAGCTCGCCCTGCCGCAGGTCGAGACGATCGTCGAGGCGGCCAAGGCCGTCTGCTACCGCTGA